The following nucleotide sequence is from Salvia splendens isolate huo1 chromosome 2, SspV2, whole genome shotgun sequence.
AAAGATATTCAACGTGTGATGATTTATTAATAGTGAGAGGCGGCCAAATAATTTATTAACCAAAAAAAATAGTATTGCTCAAGTAAGTTCTAtccttagttttaatttttaaagatAGTACTTAAACATTTAATAATgtcgtttttttttcttattctatagATTGTGTTTAGGGACGTCAATCGGGTCCAACGTGTGTTGGTTCAATCCTAATCGAATTGTGAATTAATTGGATTGTGATTTTTACTAGGTTATAAATATTCAACCCTAACTTTCAATGTTTAGATTTCAGGTTAGTCTAAGCTAATTGGGCTGctatcgataaaaaaaaatgtgatcTATTCAATacataattatgaaaattagtAATATTTATAGGATGTAAAATAGTATTTTGTTATAATAATATTGAGATATACGTTTTAACTAAACATAATACCActaaattaagatttgtataaaaaaaacatatataagcatattttgagatattttaaagtatatttgtaattaaaatacttattacggtgaatttatattttatagtttattttttctattatcatattaataaaattttaagatatatgcatatttaatatgaaatttaaaGTTAGCATTTTTTTAGTCATtcatattataaaaaatcatcaaTGGGCTGTAGAGTTAGGTTTTAAGTAGATGGAACAATAGACAATAGTTGCACTTAGATCCAACCCACTAAGTCAGCCCATCCGATCTTAGGTCAGTCATACTCAGGGGTGCGGCTAATCGAGTTGTAATTTAATCAGGCTAACAATTTCTAATCCTCTAAATTTAGTGGATTATTTGGACTAGCCAACAGGTTTCGGGCTGCACTGACATCCTTAATTGTGCTTATGGTTagcaaaaaaaaactttaatcGAATATTTGAACcaattgaattaaatttcaaattttggttCATTTTTTTTGGGACTTTTGTTTGttcgattttatttttaagaaatatttgagttttcgattgaaatgaaaaaaatccgaaaaacaaaagtatttattttaatattagaatatacatgaaaatatatatttatatactactactcctactagtataatttattagtaACCTACTAATAGACTAAACTAAAATTAAAGAAGCCCTACATGCATCACCTCTCAAATTTACCCCGCCGCCGCTCATCGTTCCACCCCTCCCCCTCCGATCGCCTCGGTCGCCCAGCTGGCACTGCGGCTGAAATGCAACGTGgctcaatttttttattgttattttgatAACATAATTTCATCTACAAATACCCTTATTTTCTACCCATTTTAATTATCCTCATATACTTAATgatttctctctttctcactcatttctttctctatatatatggatCCCATCCCGACTACAAGTTTTTATTCTAAAATATCCGAGTATGCAATCATAGAGCTACTTATTGTGGCTGATTTATTAGGCCTACTTTGTAGTCCATGGATGCCCTCAAGGTTACTTCTCGTTCTCTGATCTATTTCACAAAATGTCGCCCTCCCTCACCCATTTTATCTAGGCCCTCTTAGTCAAGCTAATCTTCTCTCAATCGTATGCAACAATAGGATTCTTTAATGGACAAAATGACGTTACCATTGttaaaccaaattcaaacataaaatcTTTACAACAGTACCGGGTTTAATTGAATTGTGGAAGGCAACAATTAATCAATTATGTACAAGGTTTGAAGACCATATTTGGGCAGGCCCATTCTCATTTTGGAATAAGAAAAATACTCCTATTCAACAATGTAGACTATTGATACTCCATTAACGAAGCAATAGGGGGaacaaatagaataaaaaattattccAATGTTGATTTTTACTTCTTAGCGTAATAATCAATTTAGTAGGGatgtcaaaatggatatcgggaattggatacccgatatccaAACCCGAAATATCAAGTAATTGGATATACGATTTATAAATTAtgtacttattttattatttaaaaaaattaattaaaagtttgtagttaattttctttaaaaataattaaaattaaaattaaaaatctggattggatacccgatttttcgggactggatacccgagtcgggtatcTGGGTACCCGAAATCATTTTCGGATTGGGTATCGGgaatttaattttggaaaattcGGAACCGGGTACCTGAAATTTTTGGATCGGGTATCCGAAATCATTTTACAGCAAACAAAATTACTTGACTAATTTAAAagtaacaaataaaaaaggGGGATTCCGGAATTTCATTAGATATAAGTTGTTTGTATTTAAATAAAACTTACAgcaatttaaataacttaaccTAATtcaatgtaaaaaataaaaggGGCATTCCGAGAATTGAACTCGGGACCTCTCGCACCCTAAGCGAGAATCATACCACTAGACCAAATGCCTATTTGTggttttaaaagtatttttataaaattttgttttcaaGTATGCATATAAAACAGGAACAAGGAAATCAGTTTAGGAATATCCCCAACTGTTAAAAAAGCAAATTAACCAGTTTAGGAAAATCCACAACTGTCATAGTTTCTGCATGGTTAAAAATATCATacagtaattttttattttcaagcaAAATTAATCAGTTTCCGAATATCCCCATAGTTTATGCATGGTTTAAAATATCatgattttttgtttttcaaGCAAAATAAATCAGTTTGGGAATATCCCCAATTGTCATAGTTTCTGCATGGTTTaaaataccaattttttttttatttttcaagcaAAATTATCTTATCTGCACTGCACGTATTCATAATTAACAAGTTTAGACATACTGAGTAAGCACTCAATGCTACAAAATGAACCAACCAATTGTGGCATTTTTTTTCTGTTACAATTCGGCTCCATAAGTTATTCCATTTTTTCTTCCTACTTTTGAATGATGTTAATTATTCGTACACGTAATATATGTTACTTCTTCAACATCCAATAATTTGAGATGATTTGAAATAAACTTTGATAGAGATTTAGTAAGTGCACGCCCCCCTTAAATTCGGTATCTTCACACTGATTTACTTCATGAAAGCACATCATGCGAAAATCGGCACCTTTAATTGGAGAGATTAAGGCCTAAACAAATTTTAATCTCTTTTATAGtatcaatttattttcttttctttgtcaATCTTGTTCTCTATTAGATGAAAAGATTATCTTGCTTCGGACGGAGAAGTACTAAACTGATAAAAAAGATTATACTACTAAATATTTATGGAGTAATACATATTAATTGAATTCCTACCACTACGCTAATTTAGTTTCAAAATGGCAATCATCTAGTTGGGCAGCGGTGcccaataaatattatataatgcTTCAGATCCCGAATTCAACAGTCAACCCAGCATTCACCCAACTTGTCTTCTACGAGTAgcttttactaattttttatttaatttaaatattctaAAATGATCCGTGAACTCAATTATCACTACATCTCCGTCATTGGTGATATCTTATTATTGAGTTCATTTAGTCTAACGTCTAAGCAAAGAGAATTAACCTCTTTGATTTATCCGGAAATGAAATTGACTTTAATGCAATAAAAATACTAATGAAATTTTTCAGTAACATGCCAACAGATCTCTACTATTATAATTAGCATGGCATATTAATAAATCAGATTTTCAGAATTAAAAAGAGTTATAGTGGATTGAATTGGTGGCGAAACCAAATTGTAATCGTGGTGAGAAGTGGCCAGAAGGTGGTGGATAATAAATTCCACCTTACCTTAGTACTattcccctatatatatatatatatatatatgaaccTCAATTATAACTTTGTAAGCTGAGAACATCATCACTTCTTTTCTGTGTAAACCAAAGATGGCATCAGCTTTCATCTTTCTGTTGGTACCGTTGCTCTTCCAATTTCATTCTGGTAACCTTTTTTGATcctttgttattattattattattattattattattattattattattattattattattattattattattattattattattattattattattattattattattattaccacTTGCGCACTATTTTGATCATTACAATTTGTTTACTCTTACCAAAGTCAGTATGTTTGTATATGAAGGCGAAAGTGCAGCTGCGATTCGGCGTAATTATTACTCAGAGAGTTGCCCGAGAGCAGAAGAGATAGTAAAGGAGCAAGTCACCGCCCTTTATCACGAGCACGGAAACACCGCCGTTTCCTGGATCAGAAATCTCTTCCACGACTGCGCTGTCAAGGTACCCACACTCAGCCATTTCGCGTTTAAGGCAATACACCCCCAAAACACATAATCAAATATCAGTATAAGATAACACCAATGGTTATTTTACTTCGTTTTAAGTTCATCATAGGAAATTCGGATTTTAAGATGAATTCCGAATTTTCTATAATGGACTAAAGACAAAGTAAAAATGACCCTAGGGGTTCTCTTATACTGATCTACTAGTATCTTTTAGTTCTGCGCGTTAAAAGAAGTTATGTATTGATCACATACCTATATATAAACAACAGTCATGCGACGCATCGCTGCTGTTGGAGGCTGCAAACGGCATAAAATCGGAGAAGGCTACGTCGAGGAGTTTCGGGATGAGAAACTTCAAGTACATCGAAAAGATCAAAGCCGCCCTGGAGAAGGAGTGCCCGAACACCGTCTCCTGCGCAGATATCGTGGCTCTCTCCGCGAGAGACGGAGCGGTCATGCTGGGAGGGCCATATGTAGTAGCGATGAAGACCGGTAGAAAAGACAGCAAGCAAAGCTACGCAGCACAAGTTGACAGCTCCATCCCCAACCACAACGACACCGTTTCAGCGGTCCTTTCCACCTTCCAAGCCATGGGCATTGACACCCAAGGCGCAGTTGCTCTGTTAGGCGCCCACTCGGTCGGGCGGGTCCACTGCGTCAACCTCGTCCACAGACTCTACCCGGCCGTCGACCCGACCCTCGACCCGGCCTACGCGGAGTACCTCAAGAAGCGGTGCCCGTCCCCGCACCCGGATCCGAACGGAGTGTTTTACTCGAGAAATGACCTGGAAACGCCGATGGTGCTGGACAACAATTACTACAAGAACATACTGAAGCACAAGGGGTTGTTGGTGGTGGATCAGCAGTTGGTTTCGGATCCAGAAACTCGCCCGTTTGTGGAGAAGATGGCTGCGGATAATGGATACTTCCATGATCAGTTCGCCAAGGCTTTCCTCATTTTGTCCGAGAATAATCCTCTCACAGGGGATCAGGGAGAGATTAGGAAGGATTGTCGATTTGTCAACAAAAAGTGATGGACtcacatttatatttttaaggcATTGTTTTAGTTTTCTTAATAAATCTTATTGCATATGGAGTAACAATTATAAATGCCACATATAAgcttttttgttttaatataataaaaaaagagaacCATCTAACTAAAAAGAGTCCAATACAACAAAATGCTGGGAAAATTAATGAATATATAAGACGATGGAGCGCAACTCACTTGGTAAgacttttttcctccatctacTAAGTCGGATGTTCGAGTCATCCCGAGATGGATGGGAAACATATCTCtttggaaaaataaagtaaCGAATATATCACATCTTCTTTATCACACTCACGGTGGCGTGACTCTTGAAAAAGAGACATTTTCACAATGCTAGGAATTTATGAGATGTAGAAAATGTATATATTTCTCTCTTGTTAATTTTTGTTAGGtgattattactattattatagtTATGGGCTTATACTAACAATATATTGGTTTTTTCCAAACTCATGAATGTGTTCTGATAATTGATCAAAATATTATACTATATGTTGCtttgattttcattttcataattaatGCCAACGCACATTGTTGTTGGCTGCTTGGGGAATGGTTTACATGCATTAGTATTCATAACAAAAACTAACTCGTTAAAAGCATGAAACTTTTTTGAAGAATTCAAATAATCATTAAGCTTTCTAACTCAAACTTTAGAAGTAGTGGAAATATTATTAAGTATTTTACAATCTCAGTTTTGCATAAGTTGAAGATTCTATAATTCATTTAGGTTACTGACTGACGATAAGATTTTAAATAGTTTTGTTATTATCATGCCATTTAATATTGCTTTCTAAGAAATTTAGCCGGAATAAAAAGTCAAACCAGTTCTAATATAttgaaaattgaattaattCGCTCAACCAATAATAATCAATGTGAAACACTCAACTAATAGCTAACGTTTGTAAAATATTAATCCTCAGtcttttaaaaaattagtaatactactatattttttattttattaaaatttataccGAAATCctagtaagagcatctccaatggcggacgtccggtcggacatccgcgacgggcgaccgggacgtccgccattgtaggatacggacgtcccgtaaggacgtcggatgtcctcggacaggtgggcgacgggcgggcggacgtccgagtcggacgtccggtattatttttaaaaaaaaactctatatatacggctcgttgcccgtcatttcattcacaccacttgtgttaacaagtttctctcttcttttactacaaatttcatttctacttaatggagaatGACAGAACCTCCCCCGGCACGAGCGAGTCGCTGACTCCGACGTTTCCCGCCGAACTGGAGGGAAACCCTAGCGGAAATGCGCCAATGGTTCCGGcaatgtcggggatgggtggaatgggtaggatgggtggtatgatgtccCCTTACTTCGGTAcgtacaattggatgggtgggatgggtggtatgatgcccagggcagcggtgatggggggcatgaccccaaatatgatggggatgcgGATGGGGATGGgtggcatgaccccaaatatgatggggatgggtgggatgatgccggggatgatgcagaccatgcctggaggagggggtggcaggggccctgaaccactagcggacgatgtctatcgcCCGGTTATCGATATGCTGTCTACTAATACCCCCTCCAGTTTTGttccggagactcagttcactggcgtggaaactttctctttgAGGAGTTGAGGCTATCTCCAATCAGGGAGACTCCCGATGATGTGGGGACAGCGGCAAGGggcaggggcaagggcaaggggaaagccacgggctcttcctcgcgaacggtggttgaggaggaggatgatgaggagacgggaaagCGGACGGTCTAGAGCGtgtgggaaaacgtcgcgctttcgaaggcttgggtttcaatagtcgaggatccctatgtgggtgctaaccagcatattgacagactgtggcatcgcgtcgctgaagcctacctcacacacaaaccggctggggcgaagagtcgcgttcccgaacaatgccggaaacagtgggagcggttgaggcctaagcttagtcgatttgtcggcctctaccaaaacaatctccgccaggcaaccagcggtatgtccgaggaggatgtgaaGAACCGTGCCCTGGCGCAGTACCCCGACAGATCTTTGAAGTTCAAAGATTTCGACCAGTGGGAGTCctatctcgtggtgaaggattcccaaaAGTTTTATGGGGGTGTTGAATCGGGCTGgcagaagcggacgaagatcaacgcttccggtgaatacagcagcagtgctggttcgcacgagctcccaggAGTCGAGGAAGTGTCCCCCctacctcaatcagactccCGCCGACGTCGTCGTCcgattgggcaaaaggctgcgcagcgaaaggctaggggaagcagtagcgggtcgttcgaggtccaatcggaggcccctgctcccccagaAGAGTACGACCGTCTCGCCGCGCACAGATAACGActagcttggtccggaccatgcataggtggcatagcacgacagatcctgtgtacaaaaggatgttgaaggaaGTCATCGATGGATGTGAGCGCGATTTGGGcatgccacccattggagatgatggcgccgagattagcggcggggacgacggggcggcacgggcgactgCGAGGGCGGCacggacgacgaggagtgagccgagtcaaaaattttattatgtaattttttcttttttattatgtaatttttttcttttttttatgtaattttttttaatgaatcatttgcaattttcccgtattccgtgtcaaaattataattctgttacgtatatttgtgaatttgtgatttttttttattgcgggaagtcctagtgggaagggcggattgtgaagggatgtcctagtgacgtggcagtgggatgggaagtccaagtgacgtggcaggaggtgtttttgggaagttctagtggatgtcctagtggatacccgcccactggagatgctctcatGGAGTATAGGATACTCGGATATTTTCGAATTTTGAGAAATATTGTAGGGTAAAACACATCATCTTAAAAGTAAAGTATCAAATGTAAAATTCCGATTGAGCTGTTCTAGAATTGCACAAACTTCTGTCCCAATTTATAACACTTCAGAATTTCACGCGCATTCACTCTAAATTTCCTCCTCCTTGAGTTTAGAACTCgtctttcttttccttttcagtTTCCATCTTTAGAGTTTTCACCCTAAATTACCGATGGATTTCGATCAAGATCAATCGGTACTTCTTTATCTCCGATCTCTCTTCGATTTTGTTTGATTTCGATAGATCTGAATTTTTTGAGAATATGTTATAGCTATATCAAAGTGATCTGCGAATTTCCATTTACTATCATAGGGTTCGGTGTGTTGAGATTTTTGGGGTTTTAGAGAAGAATTATTATAATTGGCGTGTTCATGCTTTTATGTTTTGCTTGCATTTGAGTTTCATGGAAATAATGTGATTGTTTGAAGATTGGATTGAATATTCATGTCTGAAAGAGAATGAGGTGTTTATTAATTGAACCACAAATGCAGCtggaaaaaaattactactattcAGCTATTTTTGGGAACATGGTACTCCCTATGTCCGTGAAAACacgtatgaacatttggttcgacatgagttttaatgcataattggtaaagtaagatagattttaagtatttttagtggagcaagtctcacctcattagagtgaaaggagttatcaaaattaaaagttcatacttttcagggacggactaaaaatgaaacaattCG
It contains:
- the LOC121792243 gene encoding peroxidase 21-like — its product is MASAFIFLLVPLLFQFHSGESAAAIRRNYYSESCPRAEEIVKEQVTALYHEHGNTAVSWIRNLFHDCAVKSCDASLLLEAANGIKSEKATSRSFGMRNFKYIEKIKAALEKECPNTVSCADIVALSARDGAVMLGGPYVVAMKTGRKDSKQSYAAQVDSSIPNHNDTVSAVLSTFQAMGIDTQGAVALLGAHSVGRVHCVNLVHRLYPAVDPTLDPAYAEYLKKRCPSPHPDPNGVFYSRNDLETPMVLDNNYYKNILKHKGLLVVDQQLVSDPETRPFVEKMAADNGYFHDQFAKAFLILSENNPLTGDQGEIRKDCRFVNKK